Genomic DNA from Pseudodesulfovibrio senegalensis:
TGGAGCGTTCCAGCTGTTCGTCGCCCTTGCCGGCCACGTTCTTGGAAATCTGCACCAGCACCTTGATGTAGTTGGCGATGGGCAGTTCCTCGGCCGTGAACGCGGTCATGAACAGGGCGAACACGCGCATGACTTCCCGCAGAGGATAGCAGATGAAGGTGGCCGCGATGGTGCCGCCCAGCACAATGGCCAGCCCGGGCAGGTTGATGAAGACCTGCACCGAGTCCGTGGCAAAGAAGGTGGCCGTGCAGAGCACGCCTATGCCCGCCACGATTCCGAAGATGGTCGCGATGTTCACGAGGCCTTGCCTCCCTTGACGGTCCTGATCAGTTCAATGAGTTCGTCCTGCACGTCCTCGGCCTCGGCGTCCTCCACCGTGGCGCGGTTTTCCGCTTCCTCGCGCACGATGCGGGCGATCTTCTTGGCCAGGTTGGCGTCGATCTTCTTGCGGGCGTCCTCGTCCGCAAGGGTCATGAGTACGCCCAGCTTGTAGTAGCCTATTTGCGAAAACACCTGCTTGAGCGTGGTGTTGTCCACGAAAACGATGTCGTTCACGTCTTCCAGCTCTTCCAGTTTCTTGCGTTTGCGCTTGACCTTTTTGAAAAAGTCTTCGGGCTGTTCCGAAGCCCAGGTCAGCGCGCCCTGTTTGTGGAAGAAAAACAGGCTTTCGGGGATCTCCCCGGCCGCGATTTTCTTGTACAGGATTTGGGGATCGGCCTGCACGTCTTCGGCAAAGTCGAAGATGTCCACGTATTCCAGTTCAGGTTCTGGCGTGCTGTTGCGGCTCAGTTCCTTGTGCAGGTTGGAGGCCACATGGAAGAAGTTGTCCGCGTCCTTGATGCGGATGAACATGTCTTCAAAGGCCTTGGCGCTTTTGGTGCGGGTGCAGTCCACGAGCTTGAGCCGGTAGAGTTGGTCCACGGCCGAGCGGATGTCCGCCTCCGAGACCAGCAGGATATCCTTGATCTCGCGCGAGAGGTCGGCAAGACGCATGCCCTGCTTGTGGTTGGGCGTGCGCTTGGCCTGTGCCGGCGGCATGTTGGCATGGGCGCGCCACGCCAGTTCCAGTATGCGGCAGATACTCAGGAACGTGCTGCGGCATACATTGGCGTTGCTGATGCGGGCCTGTTTTTTGAGCCGTTCGATGAGCAGGCGCGTGAGGTGCTGTATGGTCTTGGGGCAGCGGTCCAGCAGGGTTTGGATGATCTGTTCGGTGAGGATCATCAGTTCGCAGTATTCCGCGGCTTCTGCCGAAGAACTGCGTACCGAGCCGGTCAATGCACCCTTTTCCCCGAAGATTTCGCCCTTGCCAACGCGGTCCAGCACCACCTTGCGGTTGCCGTCCGTGCGGTAGAGGGTCACTGTGCCTTTTTTGACCATGTAGGCGTGTCCTGCCTGCTGGCCTTCCCGGAAAATACTCTGGTCCTTGTAAAAGACCTTGATGTTGCGAACATTCTGCTTGGTGGTCATGATCTCCCCTTGATCATCCCGTGCGTTATGGCCGAACCGTAAGAAAGATTCACTATGCTATCCATTATTTAGAAAAAGTACAATCGCATACAGGGGAAAACGTCTGTTGGAAATATTCCGCTCCGGTTGGTGTGGACGTTGTCCTGTGGCGAACGGGCGCAGAATCGCGTCAAAAAAAGCAAGTCTCTTGTGGACAAAGCTCACGGCTGTATATAGATTCCACATCACGAAGCTGTAGCCATATATTATTCACTATCAGTACAGAGTTCAGGTCGGCGTGTCGAAATTTCGGCGCGTTCCGGTCGCATGCGAGGTTCACACATGGCACTTTTCGGAAAGAAAAACGGTAATGAAGTCAACCACGGGGAGCTGAACGCCTTTCTCGGGGTCGGCACGGAATATCGCGGCAAGCTTGACTTTGTCGGCACTGTCCGTATAGACGGCTCCTTTGAAGGTGAGATTTCCACGGACGGAACCCTTGTGCTGGGGCGCGAAGCCTCCATCAAGGGTGTTGTGCGCGTGGGCGAACTG
This window encodes:
- a CDS encoding cyclic nucleotide-binding domain-containing protein, encoding MTTKQNVRNIKVFYKDQSIFREGQQAGHAYMVKKGTVTLYRTDGNRKVVLDRVGKGEIFGEKGALTGSVRSSSAEAAEYCELMILTEQIIQTLLDRCPKTIQHLTRLLIERLKKQARISNANVCRSTFLSICRILELAWRAHANMPPAQAKRTPNHKQGMRLADLSREIKDILLVSEADIRSAVDQLYRLKLVDCTRTKSAKAFEDMFIRIKDADNFFHVASNLHKELSRNSTPEPELEYVDIFDFAEDVQADPQILYKKIAAGEIPESLFFFHKQGALTWASEQPEDFFKKVKRKRKKLEELEDVNDIVFVDNTTLKQVFSQIGYYKLGVLMTLADEDARKKIDANLAKKIARIVREEAENRATVEDAEAEDVQDELIELIRTVKGGKAS